Genomic DNA from Thiosocius teredinicola:
TTGCCGTTGCGCAACTCTACGCCGCAAAAGACCTGGGCATCCTGATCATCTGAAAAACGGTAATTGAACTCCGTGATGCTGCGTTTACCCAAGGCTCTGCAGAACGCGAGAAAGCTGCCGGGTTTTTCGGGTATCCGCACCGCGAACAACGCTTCACGCTGTTCACCGACTTCTGCACGCTCTGCGATATGCCGCAAACGGTCGAAGTTGACGTTGGCACCACTGAGTATGCCCACCAATGTCTGCTCTTTGGCTTTCTCGCGAGCGATGTACTTCTTGATACCCGCCACCGCAAGCGCTCCGGCAGGCTCGGCAACACTCCGCGTATCGTCGAAGATATCCTTGATCGCCGCACAGATCTCATCGGTGGTAACCAAAATCACCTCATCGACAACCTTGCGCGCGACGCGAAATGTTTCCTTGCCGATCTGGCGCACTGCGACACCATCAGCGAACAGCCCTACTCGGGGCAACACGACACGGCGACCGGCAGCCATGGCTCGCTCCAGCGTCGGGGAATCCTCCGGCTCGACGCCGATGACTTTTATCTCCGGCCGTACGTGCTTGATGTAAGCAGCAACACCGGCGATCAGGCCACCGCCTCCGACGGGCACAAACACCGCATCGATGGGGTCTGCGTGTTGTCGCAAGATCTCCATACCGATCGTGCCTTGGCCTGCAATCACATCCGGATCGTCGAAGGGATGAATGAAGGTCAAACCTTTGGCTTCGACCAGCTTCATCGCGTGCGCGAAGGCATCGTCATAAGAATCGCCCTGCAGCACGGCCTTGCCACCAAGGCGACGTACGGTTTCGACCTTGATGCCCGGCGTAGTCACCGGCATAACGATGGTAGTTGCAACACCGAGCCGCTTTCCGGCAAGAGCGACACCTTGTGCATGATTGCCGGCTGAAGCAGCCACGACGCCTGCAGCACGTTGCTCATGCGTCAGCTGATAGATCTTGTTGTAGGCGCCGCGCAACTTGAAAGAGAAAACCTGCTGCTCGTCTTCGCGCTTGAGCAACACCCTGTTGCTTGTTCGCGATGACAGCCGCGCAGCTGTTTCCAGCGGCGACTCGACCGCGACATCATAGACGCGAGCCCGCAGGATCTTTTCAACGTAGTTGCGTGACATACCAGCTCTCTCAAATTGAATCGACAAATTTCCGCGTTACGCCGGAACCCGCAATACTCCGGACCGGCCTCTTCGCCATGCGCGCCAACAACCGGCTTGCAACATCGAGCGCTTACCCGGCAGGCGAAAACATCAATCGTATCAGCATTGCCTGCAACTCTGCCTGAAGTATGTACCGTCGACTTGGAGAACAGCGCAGGCCGCTGTTGTTCCGACCGCACGATGCGTACGCGCACCCGGATTGATGCGCCGGAGTCGGCCGGCTGGCCTGCGTGCAGGCATCGGTGATACCTTCTGCGCCATCAGAAAACTCACGGGCGAAGACCCGACCAAGCAGAGGGCAGATATGAACGCAGACGAAATGAAACGACAGGCGGCGCAAGCTGCGATCGAGTACCTGCCGGAAGGCGGCATCATCGGTGTCGGCACCGGCTCGACCGTCAACCATTT
This window encodes:
- the ilvA gene encoding threonine ammonia-lyase, biosynthetic; this translates as MSRNYVEKILRARVYDVAVESPLETAARLSSRTSNRVLLKREDEQQVFSFKLRGAYNKIYQLTHEQRAAGVVAASAGNHAQGVALAGKRLGVATTIVMPVTTPGIKVETVRRLGGKAVLQGDSYDDAFAHAMKLVEAKGLTFIHPFDDPDVIAGQGTIGMEILRQHADPIDAVFVPVGGGGLIAGVAAYIKHVRPEIKVIGVEPEDSPTLERAMAAGRRVVLPRVGLFADGVAVRQIGKETFRVARKVVDEVILVTTDEICAAIKDIFDDTRSVAEPAGALAVAGIKKYIAREKAKEQTLVGILSGANVNFDRLRHIAERAEVGEQREALFAVRIPEKPGSFLAFCRALGKRSITEFNYRFSDDQDAQVFCGVELRNGNAERIELKDQLAEKGFEVADLTDNETAKLHIRYMVGGHAPQATNEKLFRFEFPERPGALLDFLKGLSRGWNISLFHYRNHGAAYGRVLVGLQLDAGSVKSFRAYMEESGYAYSDESENIAYRLFAKGG